The Ziziphus jujuba cultivar Dongzao chromosome 12, ASM3175591v1 sequence atatatatatatatattcatgttatgaacaaatttaattttgaagtttttcttcttcttcttcctttttctttttttcttttttttttttttttcacagggCCTAATTATACTCACGATACAAGCTCATTCATCATCCTTAAAGCCACCGGAATGTAACCCATTAATAAACCCATTAGACTGCCAAGAAGTTACCGGAGGGAAAGCAGCAATGCTATTCATAGGTCTCTACCTTGTTGCTCTTGGTGTTGGAGGCATCAAAGGCTGTCTACCTTCTCATGGAGCCGAACAGTTCGATGAAAGCACCCCACAAGGAAGAAAACAGAGATCCACCTTCTTCAATTACTTCGTTTTCTGCCTCTCTGTAGGTGGACTAATTGCAGTCACTTTTGTGGTTTGGATTGAAGACAACAAAGGCTGGGAATGGGGTTTCGGAATCGGCACTATCTCCATTTTCTTATCCATCCCTGTTTTCGTTGCCGGTTCGTCATTTTACAGAACCAAAATTCCCACCGGAAGTCCACTCACAACCATTTTCAAGGTAAGACAAAATTGTCCAAACCGAACTGAACttattatattcataaaaattggATCCATTTGATTCAGTCGGATtcaatttggtttaatttatacCGTTTCTAATATTGTGCCTAAAACAAATCTTTAGTGAGGAACTGgactcttttttcaaaaaaacattaTTGCAGGTTTTGGCGGCGGTTTTGGTTAGCCTTTTCGTGACTAGAAGTCCGAGAAATGCTATTGCGAGCATGGCAACAAATCCTCCTTCTCCATTGACAGACAACATCAAAGAAacggaagaagaaaacaaaaccaaTACAAAAGAATCAGAGAAAACCGATGGAATCCCAACAGAGAGCCTCAAGTTTCTGAACAGAGCCGTGGTTGCTAATCCAGTCCATGAATCACTATCTTGTACTGTTGAACAAGTTGAGGATGTCAAAACCGTTCTCAAAATCCTCCCAATATTCGCTTGCACGATCATGCTCAATTGCTGTTTGGCTCAGCTTTCCACATTCTCAGTTCAACAAGCAGCTTCCATGGATACCAAGCTGGGTTCTCTAAAAGTCCCACCGGCTTCTCTTCCGGTTTTCCCTATCCTTTTCATCCTCATCATAGCCCCAATTTACGACCATTTCATTATACCCTTTGCTCGTAAATTGACCAAATCCGAAATGGGAATAACGCATCTTCAGCGTATCGGAATCGGCCTTTTTCTCTCCATTGTAGCCATGGCAGTCGCCGCACTCGTCGAGATAAAGCGGAAGCGAGTCGCTTCCGATTCCGGACTAATCGATTCCCCATCTCCGTTGCCCATCAGTTTCCTTTGGATTGCGTTTCAGTATCTTTTTCTTGGCTCCGCTGATCTTTTCACCTTGGCTGGATTGTTGGAGTTCTTCTTCTCGGAAGCTC is a genomic window containing:
- the LOC107409720 gene encoding protein NRT1/ PTR FAMILY 4.6; the encoded protein is MEAENQKSNVWEGYVDWKNRPAVIGRHGGMLAASFVLVVEIMENLAYLANATNLVLYLATYMHLSPSKSANDVTNFMGTSFLLALLGGFLSDAFFTTYQIYLISAVIEFLGLIILTIQAHSSSLKPPECNPLINPLDCQEVTGGKAAMLFIGLYLVALGVGGIKGCLPSHGAEQFDESTPQGRKQRSTFFNYFVFCLSVGGLIAVTFVVWIEDNKGWEWGFGIGTISIFLSIPVFVAGSSFYRTKIPTGSPLTTIFKVLAAVLVSLFVTRSPRNAIASMATNPPSPLTDNIKETEEENKTNTKESEKTDGIPTESLKFLNRAVVANPVHESLSCTVEQVEDVKTVLKILPIFACTIMLNCCLAQLSTFSVQQAASMDTKLGSLKVPPASLPVFPILFILIIAPIYDHFIIPFARKLTKSEMGITHLQRIGIGLFLSIVAMAVAALVEIKRKRVASDSGLIDSPSPLPISFLWIAFQYLFLGSADLFTLAGLLEFFFSEAPTTMRSLATSLSWASLAMGYYMSSVIVSIVNDVTGNSKNRPWLSGRNLNHYHLERFYWLMCVLSGLNFLHYLFWANRYRYRTRRAN